The Nitrospirota bacterium genome contains the following window.
CGGTGCAAGACGGAGAGGACGTTGCTGCCCAGCTCAGGATCTGTTTCAAACACGTGACGGCTGACCGGCGATCGTCCGGTTCGGACCGTCTCCTCCAACTTCCCCCAGTTGTCCCATTCGGCATCGTGCAACAATAAAAGATGGCCGATATACTGGGGTGCATGTTTGACGAGATACCGCATCGCAGTCTCCGTATTGGCAAACCGGTCGCCATTCTTCGTCAAAACCCGCATGGCGACCAGGGCGTTCATCAGCAGCATCAGGGCTCGCGCATCGGCTCCGACCCGCTCCGCGACTTCGGCTGCGCTCTTCGCTCGACCCTCCAGCACGGAAAACACCTCCAGCTTCACGGCTGTGAGCAGGATCTTGGTTTCCCAATAGTATCCAAGCTGGAAGATTTCAGCGAGTGACAGTTCCCGTGACACACTCCGTCCTTCCTCTCGAGCGGTCCGCGAAGGATCGCCGGAAATTCTCGCATCTTACCTATACCGGAAAGAGAAAGGCAAGAACCGGAGAGCGTAGAGGGAGGCACAAAAAACAAAGAGCAGCGGCCCCTCTAGGCCGCTGCTCTTGTAGTCGCAGCGAGTACGCGGCGTCGATACGTCTACTTCTTGATCTCGGCCTTGACGTCAGCTTTTCCGCCTTCCGGCACATCGACGTCGATCTCGACTTTTCCCGCAAAGGGATGCCAGGCGACCAGCTTGTGCTTCCCCGCCGGCACGTCCTTGATCTCGAAGGTCCCATCCTCCTTCACCACGGCATAAAAGGGGTTGGTGACCGGCAGAAAGAAAGATTGCATGAACTCGTGCTGGTCGCACTGCAAACGGAACATGGAGCCTTTCTTCCGCAACACCACCGGCTTGTCGAGCTTGGAACCCTTTTCGGCCAGACCGATGTTGAACACGGTGCTCGAGCTGGAGCCGAGCACTTCAAAGGAATGCGGGTTATGCAGCACCCCCTTCACGGACTTCGGATCATCAGGATCCGCGTCATGGTTCTCGACATGGAAATTCTTCTGCTTGACCACCACGCCGGTATAGGGCTGAAATTCGCAGAACTCGGCCACGACGTCGGTCCCCTTGTATCCGTCCATCCAAGCCTTGTCCTCTATATCGGTAACGGCCACGACCGCGGCTTTCAATCCGCCGTCTTTCGCAACTTCAATGGTCTTAAGGATGCGCTTATCCCCTTTGGCCAAATCCGCCTTCTTTCCCTCCGTGCCGATCTTCGGGCAGAACTTCGGATTCGGGAATTTGGAGAAAAGAAATTCCTTCTCCTCAGGCTTACCGTTATACGTTACCTTGCCGGTAATCGTCCCCCCGGCAAAAGCGGTGAGGGGCGCAGCCAAAAAGGCCGCGAGCGCCGCACCATATACTACTGTCAACACACCCTTCTTCATAGGACTGCCTCCTTGTGAATGAATAACGATCGTCAAACACCCTCGCGTGAACTCCGCGCTTTCACAGAAGCCACCGGCAGCGAGGAGCCCACACGTCGCTCTTCGCTTACAAAAAACCGCTCTGGCAGTCTTCCAAGCACTGTAGAGAACGTGAGGCGAGATGGTAGACACGCCTGTATACAGTAAATCCGGAGCGAGTGTCAACCTGAAAAGTCAGAACTAAGAGCGACCGCCAGTTTTTTCTATGGTTCGACGTTCCATCAACGAAGAGCAAGGAGACGCGCCAGGGCTCCGCCCGCAGTCGCGCGGACGGCCTCATCCTGGTCCCTCAACGCCGCCTTGAGAATAGGAACGGCCTCTCGAACTCCGATATGTCCCAACGAGCGGGCGGCGACCATGCGCGGAAGCGGCAGGGCGTCCACTAACAGGGTGCGGAGGGCCTCCACCGCCTCTCTCGCATTCGCGCCGGTAGCACTCCCCAACGCCTTTGCGCTTTCCGCTCTTACCCCGGGGTCGTTTTGCTGAGCCAGCTTACGAATGACCGGCGCGACCGACTCGTATGGTTCGTTCAAGCGAAGCAAGGCCGCTACCGCCTTCGCTTGCACCATTGGACTCGAATCGGCCAACGCCTGTTTGAGCGCCGAGACCGGTTCTTTCGAGCCCAGTTCTGCAAGGCTCAAGGCTGCAGTGGCCCGTACGGCCGGGACAGGGTCCTCCAGCGCCCGTTGCAGCGACATAGCGGCTTCCGGCTTGTCCAGCATTCCCAGCGCCTGGGCCGCGGCCCCTCGGACAGACGGCTGCTTGTAGTCCATCGCCTCGATCAGAATCGGATAGGCCTGGGCCTCTTTTAACTCCCCCATCACGCGCAACGCCGCCGCGCGTTCCTCCGGGTTCAAGGCTTCCGCCGAGCGCCGGAGCTGATCCCAGGCCTCCTTCCTCCCCAACCGGAACAACGCCCCGTAGGCGGCGGCGCGCACGATCGGCAGTTCATCGCCCTGGGCACGTTCAAGTGCCGGAATGATCGAGCGATCTCCCGCCCGTCCCAATGCCTTGATCGCCGCGGCTTTCACCAATCCCGCCTGATCCTCCAAGGCCTTTCGCAAGCGGGGAGAGCGGCGGCCCGCTCCCCGGCGTCCCAGGCCCTCTGCGGCCAGGGCCCTCACCAGACCCGATCCGTCGCTGAGCCCATCCTCGAAATACGGGATCGCATCGTCCGCGTCCAACTCTTTGAGGGCCGTGTAGGCGGCGCCCCGCATCTGCTCCCGCATGTCTTTCAATAAAGGCGTGATGAATCCGATCGCGATCTCGCGTAAAAGCGGCTCATCGTCCCGCTTGAGCTGATTTTCAAGTCGCTCGTATTCGGTCAGCGCGTCTGTAGGCCGCCCGAGCCTCAGCAACGTCCTGACCTTAAGCGTCCTGACATCGACGGATGGAATCCCTTCGCGAGCGAGTCGGTCGAGCAATTCGAGTGATTGCGCGTATTGCTTCTTTTCGAACGCAGCCTGCGCATCCTTCAGCGCGATGGACGGGCGGGCGGAGTCTGCGGCGAAGACGAGGAAGCCGAAGAACAGAGCCTCCACGAGCAGACCCGTGAGGAATACGGCCCATATTTGGCGAGCGATCGTCGTCGAGCGCCATTTCATCGAGGATGTGCCTCTAACTGACAAAAGCGGCAGGGCATACGGCAGGCGTCCTGTCCTTGAGAAAAGGGCCGCACGAGTGACGCAAGGTTTACGACATACAACGGGAGGGATGACGGCATAGCCGCTAGTGCTGATGTTCAACCAACGGCACGATCTCGACCGGATACCCTAGGGATTCCGGGCCGAAACGGGGGTTGTCCATGACTTGAAACGCCGTCCGGCGCCCCTTCGGAGCCTGGAGCGAGAAATTCTCGACGACCGTCCCGTCCGCCGCCACAGTCACCGAACGCGCCTGCATCGGTCCGGTTTGAGGATGCCAGACGACCAATTGATAGGTCCCCGGTGGCACGTTCTCGATTCGATAGGAGCCGGTCCGATCGGTCACAGCGTAATACGGACTGGTGACCGCCATCGCCCAGCTTTCCATATAGGCATGAAATCCGCACTGCATGTAGAACGTCCGGCGGCCCTTGCTGAGCGACACCGGCTCGATCATGGATTTACCCGGCAAGTGTTCGTGGGTCGCGTGGATGTCGCCGCGCCGGTGGTTGGGATTCATCGGCAACGGCGAGTTGAACAACACCCGCGTCCCGAGTTCCAGCGACGTCTCGTAGGCCTGAATGTCGTGCATGACCGGGTCCATGTTCACCACTTCCACCGCATGCCCGTTACGGACGACGGTGACGAACGGATTAAACTGGCAATCCCGCGCTTCGATCCGAGGCACCGACAACTCGAAGGGCTTGCCCGCTGCGACACCCTCCAGCACCACCACGGCGTCCTTGAGCCCGCCCGCGGAGTCCACAACGAAGTCCCTCAGCAACCGCCATCCCTTGCCGTTGGAAATGCGGCCGCAATAAATCGGATCAGGGAATGTAATCAGATTGAATCCTTTCGGGTTCGGCGGCTCCCCGTCCAAAGTCACCTTGCCGGTCACCGTGCCGCCGTGCGTCACCTCGACCACCTCGTAAGGCCGGGCAACGGGCGGACCGGCTAAAGCGGCGACCGCCAGGATGCCGGTCGCGAACACCGTCATGAACAGGCCTGTTTCCCTCCAGCCCAGCGTGCGCACCTTCATGCTCCCTCCAGCCTTGTTCAGGGCTTTTGCAGCAAGAGAGTCGGTCTGATCTCCAACGACTTCCCGAGCGCTTCTAACCCGAAGTGGGGGTTCTCGACGATTTCATGAGCGCTCCGTCGCCCGGTCGGAGCTTTGAACTGGAAAGACGCCGTGACGGTCTGCCTTGGCCCGACCGTGACCTTCTGTTCCAGCATCGGCCCGGCCTGGGGATGCCAGGCAACCAAGGTATATTCGCCGGGCGGTACATCGGTGAGCGTAAACGAGCCGTCGCTGTCCGTGATCGCATAATAGGGATTCTCCACCGCCATGCCCCAACTTTCCATGTAGGCGTGAAACCCGCATTGCATGACAAAGATACGGCGCCCCTTCGTCATGTTGATCGTTTGTTTCATCGGCTGGCCGGGAAGGTGCTCGTGACTGTCGGCGCCGACGATGCGGCGGTGATGCGGATTCATCGGCAACGGGGTATTGAACAGCACGCGGGGGCCGAGATGCGATGTCTCGTACGCCTGAATGTCGTGCATGACCGGGTCCATGTTGACGACGGTCACTTCGGCCTTGTCGCGCACGACGGTCACGAACGGCAGAAAACGGCAGTCGCGCGCCTCGATGGTCGGCGGCTCGAATTTGAAGGGCTTCCCCTTTGTCGCGTCGGTCAGCATGACAACCACGTCTTTGAGTCCGCCGTCCGGCGCGATCGTGAACTCATCGAGAAT
Protein-coding sequences here:
- a CDS encoding HEAT repeat domain-containing protein, which gives rise to MKWRSTTIARQIWAVFLTGLLVEALFFGFLVFAADSARPSIALKDAQAAFEKKQYAQSLELLDRLAREGIPSVDVRTLKVRTLLRLGRPTDALTEYERLENQLKRDDEPLLREIAIGFITPLLKDMREQMRGAAYTALKELDADDAIPYFEDGLSDGSGLVRALAAEGLGRRGAGRRSPRLRKALEDQAGLVKAAAIKALGRAGDRSIIPALERAQGDELPIVRAAAYGALFRLGRKEAWDQLRRSAEALNPEERAAALRVMGELKEAQAYPILIEAMDYKQPSVRGAAAQALGMLDKPEAAMSLQRALEDPVPAVRATAALSLAELGSKEPVSALKQALADSSPMVQAKAVAALLRLNEPYESVAPVIRKLAQQNDPGVRAESAKALGSATGANAREAVEALRTLLVDALPLPRMVAARSLGHIGVREAVPILKAALRDQDEAVRATAGGALARLLALR
- a CDS encoding carboxypeptidase-like regulatory domain-containing protein; this encodes MKVRTLGWRETGLFMTVFATGILAVAALAGPPVARPYEVVEVTHGGTVTGKVTLDGEPPNPKGFNLITFPDPIYCGRISNGKGWRLLRDFVVDSAGGLKDAVVVLEGVAAGKPFELSVPRIEARDCQFNPFVTVVRNGHAVEVVNMDPVMHDIQAYETSLELGTRVLFNSPLPMNPNHRRGDIHATHEHLPGKSMIEPVSLSKGRRTFYMQCGFHAYMESWAMAVTSPYYAVTDRTGSYRIENVPPGTYQLVVWHPQTGPMQARSVTVAADGTVVENFSLQAPKGRRTAFQVMDNPRFGPESLGYPVEIVPLVEHQH
- a CDS encoding carboxypeptidase regulatory-like domain-containing protein — protein: MLALMVVVAMSLVAADVSPSWGYEEIAVTDGGTITGKVTMTGGKPTPKGFNLITFPDPVYCGRISTGTGWRILDEFTIAPDGGLKDVVVMLTDATKGKPFKFEPPTIEARDCRFLPFVTVVRDKAEVTVVNMDPVMHDIQAYETSHLGPRVLFNTPLPMNPHHRRIVGADSHEHLPGQPMKQTINMTKGRRIFVMQCGFHAYMESWGMAVENPYYAITDSDGSFTLTDVPPGEYTLVAWHPQAGPMLEQKVTVGPRQTVTASFQFKAPTGRRSAHEIVENPHFGLEALGKSLEIRPTLLLQKP